In Haliscomenobacter hydrossis DSM 1100, the DNA window TTTACCATTGATGGAGCAATCTTCAACAACCCCTTTGGTTTGGATGCAGCTACTCCTGGTGGGCAAGCCGATGCACAGCCAATTTCATTAGACGCCATCGAGCAGATCACGGTGTCCCTCGCTCCTTATGATGTGACTCAAGCGGGTTTCACGGGCGCATCGGTAAACGCCGTAACCAAATCGGGCACCAACAAGTTTAAAGGAGCAGTATTCGGTTATACCCGCAACCAGGATCTGACTGGTGGAAAAATCAGTGGAGAGAAAGTGGTGGTGCCTGATCTTTCACAGAATCAGTATGGTTTTGCCCTGGGTGGTCCCATCATCAAAAACAAACTCTTCTTTTTTGTCAATGCCGAAATCGACAAACGTACCGATTTGGGTTCGACTGCGATTGCCGCAGCACCTGGCCGCACAGGGTCCAATGTATCACGTGTTGCCAAATCTGACCTCGATGCAGTGGCGAATGCATTAAAAACGCGCTTTCAGTACGATCCTGGTGTGTATGAAGACTACTTGCACAATACCAACAGCACCAAGGCCATCCTGAAGCTGGACTACCAGATCAGTAAAAACCATACCCTAACGGCAACCTATAACTTCCTAGATGCCTTCAAACAAAAACCTGCCCACCCCTCGGCTATTGGCCGTCGTGGGCCCGACCTTACCACCCTGCAATTCTTCAATTCCGGCTATCAAATCAACAACAAGATCAATTCCGGAATCATCGAATTGCGTTCTATTTTTGGCAACTCTGCTGCAAATAAGCTACAAATAGGCTATACCGCTTTTCGCGATGCCCGCGACCCATTTTCCAATCCCTTCCCGGTGATCAACATTCAAAAAGAAGGGATCCCATACATCGTGGCCGGTCATGAGCCATTTTCCATCTTCAACCGCCTGAATCAGGACGTTTTCCAATTTACCGACAACTTCAACATCTACAAGGGTAAGCATACCTATACCATTGGTACGAGCTTGGAAGTCTTCAGTTTTGACAACTCTTTCAACTTGAATGCCTATGGAGGTACATTTGGACCGGGCTTTGCGAGCACTACGGCATTTTTGGACAGCATCAGCACTGGGCGTTATGATGACGATGTAGCAGCAGCACGCGCTACTGCCAATGCAAATGGTGGCGAGGGGGGTACTCCGGGTAAAGGTTGGGCATTGGCTGAAACCAACGTAGGCCAGTTTGCCTTCTATCTCCAGGATGAGTGGACGGTGAATGAAAAATTCACCCTGAATTATGGTATTCGTATGGACATGCCCTTGTACTTCAATACCCCTGAAAAAATTGAGGAAAACCTTGCACGCAACTGTTGCTACGATCCCACGATTACCTGGTACAATGAGCAAGGTGATCCGCAAAAGTTCGACCATACCAAACTGCCCAAACAGACGCCGCTGATTTCACCGCGAATTGGATTCAACTACGACATGAGTAGCGATGGAAAAACCGCCCAGTTGCGTGGTGGTACCGGGCTTTTTACGGGGCGTTTGCCTTTTGTATGGATCGGCAACCAGGTAGCCAACCCTAACTTTTTCTTTTACAACTACACCGACCCCAATTTCAAATTCCCACAAGTATGGCGCACTAACCTGGGTTATGACCGCAAATTGGGCAACTGGACATTTACTCTGGACGTTTTGTATACCAAAGACCTCCAGGCTGCCATGGTGCGCAACTACGGTTTGAAGCCCCCGACGGGTACACTTCAAGGACCAGATACGCGGCCAATTTATACCAATGCTGATCGCACTTTGG includes these proteins:
- a CDS encoding TonB-dependent receptor: MKQGLRLLTLFAGLFLCLHANAQQTTSAIQGTATSEKGDALVAASVVATHIESGTVYGVDTRADGGFNIPNMRVGGPYTIKITYVGFKDFQVDNVFLQLGSKYTVNAKLAENSALLEGITITSEGASIFGKGRTGSETNVGSEALTKLPTISRSAQDFYRATPASDGVSFAGRNDQYNNFTIDGAIFNNPFGLDAATPGGQADAQPISLDAIEQITVSLAPYDVTQAGFTGASVNAVTKSGTNKFKGAVFGYTRNQDLTGGKISGEKVVVPDLSQNQYGFALGGPIIKNKLFFFVNAEIDKRTDLGSTAIAAAPGRTGSNVSRVAKSDLDAVANALKTRFQYDPGVYEDYLHNTNSTKAILKLDYQISKNHTLTATYNFLDAFKQKPAHPSAIGRRGPDLTTLQFFNSGYQINNKINSGIIELRSIFGNSAANKLQIGYTAFRDARDPFSNPFPVINIQKEGIPYIVAGHEPFSIFNRLNQDVFQFTDNFNIYKGKHTYTIGTSLEVFSFDNSFNLNAYGGTFGPGFASTTAFLDSISTGRYDDDVAAARATANANGGEGGTPGKGWALAETNVGQFAFYLQDEWTVNEKFTLNYGIRMDMPLYFNTPEKIEENLARNCCYDPTITWYNEQGDPQKFDHTKLPKQTPLISPRIGFNYDMSSDGKTAQLRGGTGLFTGRLPFVWIGNQVANPNFFFYNYTDPNFKFPQVWRTNLGYDRKLGNWTFTLDVLYTKDLQAAMVRNYGLKPPTGTLQGPDTRPIYTNADRTLVFGGATNAYVFSNTNVGYSFNTSVQLRRNFKNGQIMLGYNFLDAKDASSVEAEISSDAFDRNPAINHVNNALLAPSLFGTKHRFIGSAFKTFEYGPWATTLSTFFQYAQGGTTQNDNVADFRFSYTYSGDINNDGSGLNDLIFIPTDAQLGQMNFQTAAQRDAFRSYIAQDKYLSENRGKYVEKYGILAPWYSQWDIRVAQDYRFESGQALQFTLDILNFGNMLNSNWGVRQLPINTQPLGVSVTNGVPTYSFDASLKNTFADDFSLLSRWQARVGLRFTF